In Kogia breviceps isolate mKogBre1 chromosome 19, mKogBre1 haplotype 1, whole genome shotgun sequence, a single genomic region encodes these proteins:
- the MAPK7 gene encoding mitogen-activated protein kinase 7 isoform X1 — MAEPLKEDDGEDGSGEPPGPGKAEPTGPAVSVAAKNLALLKARSFDVTFDVGDEYEIIETIGNGAYGVVSSARRRLTGQQVAIKKIPNAFDVVTNAKRTLRELKILKHFKHDNIIAIKDILRPTVPYGEFRSVYVVLDLMESDLHQIIHSSQPLTLEHVRYFLYQLLRGLKYMHSAQVIHRDLKPSNLLVNENCELKIGDFGMARGLCTSPAEHQYFMTEYVATRWYRAPELMLSLHEYTQAIDLWSVGCIFGEMLARRQLFPGKNYVHQLQLIMMVLGTPSPAVIQAVGAERVRAYIQSLPPRQPVPWETVYPGADRQALSLLGRMLRFEPSARISAAAALRHPFLAKYHDPDDEPDCAPPFDFAFDREALTRERIKEAIVAEIEDFHARREGIRQQIRFQPSLQPVASEPGCPDVEMPSPWAPSGDCAMESPPPAPLPCPGPAPDTIDLTLQPQPPPPASEPAPPKREGAISDNTKAALKAALLKSLRSRLRDGPSAPLEAPEPRKPVTAQERQREREEKRRRRQERAKEREKRRQERERKERGAGASGGPSADPLAGLVLSDNDRSLLERWTRMARPPAPAPTPPPARPHSPPAGPPPQPAQPPAGPAPAPPHAAASSGLLAARSLGPPPGLPGPGAPSVLPYFPSGPPPPDPGGVPQPSTSESPDVTLVTQQLSKSQVEDPLPPVFSGTPKGSGAGYGVGFDLEEFLNQSFDMGVADGPQDGQADSASLSASLLADWLEGHGINPADIESLQREIQMDSPMLLADLPDLQEP; from the exons ATGGCTGAGCCCCTGAAGGAGGACGACGGCGAGGACGGCTCCGGAGAGCCCCCCGGGCCGGGGAAGGCGGAACCCACCGGCCCCGCCGTCTCCGTGGCGGCCAAGAACCTGGCCCTGCTGAAGGCGCGCTCCTTCGACGTGACCTTCGACGTGGGGGACGAGTACGAGATCATCGAGACCATCGGCAACGGGGCCTACGGGGTGGTGTCCTCCGCGCGCCGCCGCCTCACCG GCCAGCAGGTGGCCATTAAGAAGATCCCTAACGCTTTTGACGTGGTGACCAATGCCAAGCGGACCCTCAGGGAGCTGAAGATCCTCAAACACTTCAAGCACGACAACATCATTGCCATCAAGGACATCCTGAGGCCCACTGTGCCCTATGGCGAGTTCAGATCTGT CTATGTGGTTCTGGACCTGATGGAGAGTGACCTGCACCAGATCATCCACTCCTCGCAGCCGTTGACGCTGGAGCACGTGCGCTACTTCCTGTACCAGCTGCTGCGGGGCCTCAAGTACATGCACTCGGCTCAGGTCATCCACCGTGACCTCAAGCCCTCCAACCTGCTGGTGAATGAGAACTGCGAGCTCAAGATCGGGGACTTTGGCATGGCCCGAGGCTTGTGCACCTCACCCGCCGAGCACCAGTACTTCATGACCGAGTACGTGGCCACACGCTGGTACCGTGCCCCCGAACTCATGCTCTCGCTGCACGAGTACACGCAGGCTATCGACCTGTGGTCTGTGGGCTGCATTTTTGGGGAGATGCTGGCCCGCCGCCAGCTCTTCCCAGGCAAAAACTATGTGCACCAGCTGCAGCTGATCATGATGGTGCTGGGTACCCCGTCGCCGGCCGTGATTCAGGCCGTCGGGGCTGAGAGGGTGCGGGCCTACATCCAGAGCCTGCCGCCACGCCAGCCTGTGCCCTGGGAGACGGTGTACCCAGGTGCCGACCGCCAGGCCCTCTCCCTGCTGGGGCGCATGCTGCGTTTTGAGCCCAGTGCCCGCATCTCAGCAGCTGCCGCCCTTCGCCACCCCTTCCTGGCCAAGTACCACGACCCCGATGACGAGCCTGACTGCGCCCCGCCCTTTGACTTTGCCTTTGACCGCGAAGCCCTCACACGGGAACGCATTAAGGAGGCCATCGTGGCCGAGATCGAAGACTTCCACGCACGGCGCGAGGGAATCCGCCAGCAGATCCGCTTCCAGCCTTCCCTACAGCCTGTGGCCAGTGAGCCCGGCTGCCCCGATGTTGAGATGCCCAGTCCCTGGGCTCCCAGTGGGGACTGTGCCATGGAGTCCCCTCCGCCGGCCCCACTGCCATGCCCCGGCCCTGCGCCCGACACCATCGATCTGACCCTGCAGCCGCAGCCGCCCCCGCCGGCCAGTGAACCAGCCCCTCCGAAGAGGGAGGGAGCCATCTCAGACAACACCAAGGCTGCCCTCAAGGCCGCCCTGCTCAAGTCCTTGCGGAGCCGGCTCCGAG ATGGCCCCAGCGCCCCCCTGGAAGCCCCCGAGCCTCGGAAGCCGGTGACAGCCCAGGAGCGCCAGCGGGAGCGGGAGGAGAAGCGGCGGCGACGGCAGGAGCGGGCCAAGGAGCGGGAGAAGCGGCGGCAGGAGCGGGAGCGCAAGGAGCGGGGGGCCGGGGCCTCGGGGGGCCCCTCCGCCGACCCCCTGGCCGGGCTGGTGCTCAGCGACAACGACCGCAGCCTGCTGGAGCGCTGGACTCGCAtggcccggcccccggcccccgcgCCCACGCCCCCCCCAGCCCGGCCCCACAGCCCGCCCGCGGGCCCCCCGCCGCAGCCTGCCCAGCCGCCCGCTGGGCCTGCACCTGCTCCCCCCCACGCCGCTGCCTCCTCCGGCCTCCTGGCCGCCCGGTCGCTGGGGCCACCCCCTGGGCTGCCGGGCCCCGGCGCCCCGAGCGTTCTGCCTTACTTCCCCTCTGGCCCGCCCCCTCCAGACCCCGGGGGCGTCCCTCAGCCCTCCACCTCCGAATCACCCGACGTCACCCTGGTGACCCAGCAGCTGTCCAAGTCGCAG GTGGAGGACCCCTTGCCCCCCGTGTTCTCCGGCACCCCAAAGGGCAGTGGAGCGGGCTATGGCGTTGGCTTTGACCTGGAGGAATTCCTAAACCAGTCTTTCGACATGGGCGTGGCGGACGGGCCACAGGACGG CCAGGCCGACTCAGCCTCGCTCTCGGCCTCCCTGCTCGCCGACTGGCTCGAGGGCCACGGCATAAACCCTGCCGACATCGAGTCCCTGCAGCGTGAGATCCAGATGGACTCCCCCATGCTGCTGGCTGACCTGCCTGACCTCCAGGAGCCCTGA
- the MAPK7 gene encoding mitogen-activated protein kinase 7 isoform X2, which yields MESDLHQIIHSSQPLTLEHVRYFLYQLLRGLKYMHSAQVIHRDLKPSNLLVNENCELKIGDFGMARGLCTSPAEHQYFMTEYVATRWYRAPELMLSLHEYTQAIDLWSVGCIFGEMLARRQLFPGKNYVHQLQLIMMVLGTPSPAVIQAVGAERVRAYIQSLPPRQPVPWETVYPGADRQALSLLGRMLRFEPSARISAAAALRHPFLAKYHDPDDEPDCAPPFDFAFDREALTRERIKEAIVAEIEDFHARREGIRQQIRFQPSLQPVASEPGCPDVEMPSPWAPSGDCAMESPPPAPLPCPGPAPDTIDLTLQPQPPPPASEPAPPKREGAISDNTKAALKAALLKSLRSRLRDGPSAPLEAPEPRKPVTAQERQREREEKRRRRQERAKEREKRRQERERKERGAGASGGPSADPLAGLVLSDNDRSLLERWTRMARPPAPAPTPPPARPHSPPAGPPPQPAQPPAGPAPAPPHAAASSGLLAARSLGPPPGLPGPGAPSVLPYFPSGPPPPDPGGVPQPSTSESPDVTLVTQQLSKSQVEDPLPPVFSGTPKGSGAGYGVGFDLEEFLNQSFDMGVADGPQDGQADSASLSASLLADWLEGHGINPADIESLQREIQMDSPMLLADLPDLQEP from the exons ATGGAGAGTGACCTGCACCAGATCATCCACTCCTCGCAGCCGTTGACGCTGGAGCACGTGCGCTACTTCCTGTACCAGCTGCTGCGGGGCCTCAAGTACATGCACTCGGCTCAGGTCATCCACCGTGACCTCAAGCCCTCCAACCTGCTGGTGAATGAGAACTGCGAGCTCAAGATCGGGGACTTTGGCATGGCCCGAGGCTTGTGCACCTCACCCGCCGAGCACCAGTACTTCATGACCGAGTACGTGGCCACACGCTGGTACCGTGCCCCCGAACTCATGCTCTCGCTGCACGAGTACACGCAGGCTATCGACCTGTGGTCTGTGGGCTGCATTTTTGGGGAGATGCTGGCCCGCCGCCAGCTCTTCCCAGGCAAAAACTATGTGCACCAGCTGCAGCTGATCATGATGGTGCTGGGTACCCCGTCGCCGGCCGTGATTCAGGCCGTCGGGGCTGAGAGGGTGCGGGCCTACATCCAGAGCCTGCCGCCACGCCAGCCTGTGCCCTGGGAGACGGTGTACCCAGGTGCCGACCGCCAGGCCCTCTCCCTGCTGGGGCGCATGCTGCGTTTTGAGCCCAGTGCCCGCATCTCAGCAGCTGCCGCCCTTCGCCACCCCTTCCTGGCCAAGTACCACGACCCCGATGACGAGCCTGACTGCGCCCCGCCCTTTGACTTTGCCTTTGACCGCGAAGCCCTCACACGGGAACGCATTAAGGAGGCCATCGTGGCCGAGATCGAAGACTTCCACGCACGGCGCGAGGGAATCCGCCAGCAGATCCGCTTCCAGCCTTCCCTACAGCCTGTGGCCAGTGAGCCCGGCTGCCCCGATGTTGAGATGCCCAGTCCCTGGGCTCCCAGTGGGGACTGTGCCATGGAGTCCCCTCCGCCGGCCCCACTGCCATGCCCCGGCCCTGCGCCCGACACCATCGATCTGACCCTGCAGCCGCAGCCGCCCCCGCCGGCCAGTGAACCAGCCCCTCCGAAGAGGGAGGGAGCCATCTCAGACAACACCAAGGCTGCCCTCAAGGCCGCCCTGCTCAAGTCCTTGCGGAGCCGGCTCCGAG ATGGCCCCAGCGCCCCCCTGGAAGCCCCCGAGCCTCGGAAGCCGGTGACAGCCCAGGAGCGCCAGCGGGAGCGGGAGGAGAAGCGGCGGCGACGGCAGGAGCGGGCCAAGGAGCGGGAGAAGCGGCGGCAGGAGCGGGAGCGCAAGGAGCGGGGGGCCGGGGCCTCGGGGGGCCCCTCCGCCGACCCCCTGGCCGGGCTGGTGCTCAGCGACAACGACCGCAGCCTGCTGGAGCGCTGGACTCGCAtggcccggcccccggcccccgcgCCCACGCCCCCCCCAGCCCGGCCCCACAGCCCGCCCGCGGGCCCCCCGCCGCAGCCTGCCCAGCCGCCCGCTGGGCCTGCACCTGCTCCCCCCCACGCCGCTGCCTCCTCCGGCCTCCTGGCCGCCCGGTCGCTGGGGCCACCCCCTGGGCTGCCGGGCCCCGGCGCCCCGAGCGTTCTGCCTTACTTCCCCTCTGGCCCGCCCCCTCCAGACCCCGGGGGCGTCCCTCAGCCCTCCACCTCCGAATCACCCGACGTCACCCTGGTGACCCAGCAGCTGTCCAAGTCGCAG GTGGAGGACCCCTTGCCCCCCGTGTTCTCCGGCACCCCAAAGGGCAGTGGAGCGGGCTATGGCGTTGGCTTTGACCTGGAGGAATTCCTAAACCAGTCTTTCGACATGGGCGTGGCGGACGGGCCACAGGACGG CCAGGCCGACTCAGCCTCGCTCTCGGCCTCCCTGCTCGCCGACTGGCTCGAGGGCCACGGCATAAACCCTGCCGACATCGAGTCCCTGCAGCGTGAGATCCAGATGGACTCCCCCATGCTGCTGGCTGACCTGCCTGACCTCCAGGAGCCCTGA
- the MFAP4 gene encoding microfibril-associated glycoprotein 4 isoform X1, translated as MKALLALPLLLLLCTGPCVPQLLGIRGDALERSCLQQPLDCDDIYAQGYQADGVYLIYPSGPSVPVPVFCDMTTEGGKWTVFQKRFNGSVSFFRGWNDYKLGFGRADGEYWLGLQNLHLLTLKQKYELRVDLEDFENNTAFAKYADFSISPNAVSAEEDGYSLHVSGFEDGGAGDSLSYHSGQKFSTFDRDQDLFVQNCAALSSGAFWFRSCHFANLNGFYLGGSHLSYANGINWAQWKGFYYSLKRTEMKIRRA; from the exons ATGAAG GCCCTTCTGGCTCtgccgctgctgctgcttctctgcaCTGGCCCCTGCGTCCCCCAGCTCTTGGGGATCCGGGGAGATG CTCTGGAGAGGTCATGCCTACAGCAGCCCCTGGACTGCGACGACATCTACGCGCAGGGCTACCAGGCGGACGGCGTGTACCTCATCTACCCCTCGGGCCCCAGCGTGCCTGTGCCCGTCTTCTGTGACATGACCACCGAGGGTGGCAAGTGGACG GTTTTCCAGAAGAGATTCAACGGCTCTGTGAGCTTCTTCCGGGGCTGGAACGACTACAAGCTGGGCTTTGGCCGCGCCGACGGGGAGTACTGGCTGG gGCTGCAGAACCTGCACCTCCTGACACTGAAGCAGAAGTATGAGCTGCGGGTGGACCTGGAGGACTTCGAGAACAACACGGCCTTTGCCAAGTACGCCGACTTCTCCATCTCGCCCAACGCAGTCAGCGCCGAGGAGGACGGCTACAGCCTCCACGTGTCGGGCTTCGAGGACGGCGGGGCAG GCGACTCCCTGTCCTACCACAGCGGCCAGAAGTTCTCCACCTTCGACCGGGACCAGGACCTCTTCGTGCAGAACTGCGCGGCCCTCTCGTCGGGCGCCTTCTGGTTCCGCAGCTGCCACTTCGCCAACCTCAATGGCTTCTACCTCGGCGGCTCCCACCTCTCCTACGCCAACGGCATCAACTGGGCCCAGTGGAAGGGCTTCTACTACTCCCTCAAGCGCACCGAGATGAAGATCCGGCGGGCCTGA
- the MFAP4 gene encoding microfibril-associated glycoprotein 4 isoform X2 encodes MKALLALPLLLLLCTGPCVPQLLGIRGDALERSCLQQPLDCDDIYAQGYQADGVYLIYPSGPSVPVPVFCDMTTEGGKWTVFQKRFNGSVSFFRGWNDYKLGFGRADGEYWLGLQNLHLLTLKQKYELRVDLEDFENNTAFAKYADFSISPNAVSAEEDGYSLHVSGFEDGGAAARSSPPSTGTRTSSCRTARPSRRAPSGSAAATSPTSMASTSAAPTSPTPTASTGPSGRASTTPSSAPR; translated from the exons ATGAAG GCCCTTCTGGCTCtgccgctgctgctgcttctctgcaCTGGCCCCTGCGTCCCCCAGCTCTTGGGGATCCGGGGAGATG CTCTGGAGAGGTCATGCCTACAGCAGCCCCTGGACTGCGACGACATCTACGCGCAGGGCTACCAGGCGGACGGCGTGTACCTCATCTACCCCTCGGGCCCCAGCGTGCCTGTGCCCGTCTTCTGTGACATGACCACCGAGGGTGGCAAGTGGACG GTTTTCCAGAAGAGATTCAACGGCTCTGTGAGCTTCTTCCGGGGCTGGAACGACTACAAGCTGGGCTTTGGCCGCGCCGACGGGGAGTACTGGCTGG gGCTGCAGAACCTGCACCTCCTGACACTGAAGCAGAAGTATGAGCTGCGGGTGGACCTGGAGGACTTCGAGAACAACACGGCCTTTGCCAAGTACGCCGACTTCTCCATCTCGCCCAACGCAGTCAGCGCCGAGGAGGACGGCTACAGCCTCCACGTGTCGGGCTTCGAGGACGGCGGGGCAG CGGCCAGAAGTTCTCCACCTTCGACCGGGACCAGGACCTCTTCGTGCAGAACTGCGCGGCCCTCTCGTCGGGCGCCTTCTGGTTCCGCAGCTGCCACTTCGCCAACCTCAATGGCTTCTACCTCGGCGGCTCCCACCTCTCCTACGCCAACGGCATCAACTGGGCCCAGTGGAAGGGCTTCTACTACTCCCTCAAGCGCACCGAGATGA